In Bradyrhizobium sp. WD16, the genomic stretch GACGCGTCGCCCAATCGAGCACGGCGGCGAGATAGACGAAGCCGTGGGCCATCGGGATATAGGTGATGTCCATGGCCCAGACCTGGTTCGGTCGCGTGATCTCCATGCCGTGCAGCAGATACGGATAGATCTTGTGGCCGGGTTCAGGCTTCGTCGTGCGCGGCCGGCGATAGAGCGCCTCTATCCCCATCCGCCGCATCAGCGTCTTCACATGCCGGCGGCCGACCTTGCACCCCCGCAAGGCCAGCAGGCCTCGCAACATACGCGAACCGGCGAAGGGGTATTCCAGGTGCAGCCGATCGATCTGTTGCATGATCTCGAGGTCGGCGGGCGATACTGGGCGGGGCAGATAATAAACGCTGCCCCGGCTGATCTTCAAAACCTCTGCCTGCTTGGTGATCGACAGATCGTGCTCACGGTCGATCATCGCTTTGCGCTCAGCAATCCCGCCTTGGTGAGCGCGCCTTCTAAAAAATCGTTCTCCAGCGTCAGCTCCCCGATCTTGGCATGGAGCGACTTCACATCGATCGCGGGGATGGCCGGCGCTCCGCCTCCCGATCCGAAAACCTCAGACGCGCTGCCCTCGAGCTGCGATTTCCATGCGGTGATCTGATTGGGGTGAACGTCGAAATGCTCGGCCAGTTGGACGATCGTCCGATCGCCCTTGATGGCGGCCAGAGCCACCTTCGCCTTGAAGGCCGGTGAGTGGTTCCGGCGGGGTCGTCTCTTCATGGTCTCTCCTGTTCGCGGCGATTATCGCCGTTGTCAGGCAGAAATTCCACTTATCGTCCTGTCCAGATTTCCGGGACCAGCTCACCTACATGCCCTTCACGTCCGGGCAAAATATCCTTGATCCTATCCCATTGATCGTCCCGAAGGGCGTAGCGGCGCATTTGGTCAGCTCCGAATCAGCTGACCGCCTATGAATCATGCGATAATCTGCTTGGGAATCCTCTAATTGAGGACAGGCTCTAGTGTCCCTTTGTTTCCAACGTTCGTAGAAGCGCCGGCTGTAAAGGAATGCGAACGTTGGAAATGGGACACTAGAGCCTTCGCTCCGATTCCATCGGTGCGGAGAAAGCTCTAGCCAACAAGAACGAACCGCCGACGCGCTCCTGCGCGACCAAGACGTGAGAGGCGTTCGGCCTGTTCGACAGGTCTTCAATGCGTGGTTGTGTTTCACCATGGCTTACGCCATGTTTTCGACTGCGACAATGATGGATCAGATTCCATGAACGACATGAGCCCTGTCCGGCCTGCATCGGTCTCCGCGGTGCTGTTCTCCGGTGAGCGCCGCGACTTCGGCCGGCTGGTCCGGCGCGGTGCCCTGCTCGAACTCGCCACCCTCGGCTTCTATCGCTTCTGGCTGGCCACCGATATGCGCCGGCATCTGTGGTCGCACATCAGCATCGACGGCGACGGCGCCGAGTACACCGGCACGGGAAGGGAGCTCCTGGTCGGCTTCCTGTTCGCGCTCGCCATCCTGCTGCCGATCTATATCCTCTACTTCTTTGTCGGCATCGAAGCCGAGCGCGCCAAGGCCTTCGCCAGCATTCCGTTGTTCGTCTTCTTCTATCTGTTCGGCCAGTTCGCCATCTTCCGCGCCCGGCGCTATCGCGTCACGCGCACGGTGTTTCGCGGCATCCGCTTCTGGATGACCGGTTCGGGGCTCGCCTATGCCGGCCGCGCCTCCTTGTGGGGGCTGCTGGTAATCGTCTCCCTCGGCTTCGCGCTGCCCTGGCGCGAGGCGTCGCTCGAGCGCTACAAGATGCGGCACACTCTTTACGGCGATCTGCAGGGCAGTTTCGAAGGCACCGGCCTCGATCTGTTCAAGCGCGGCTGGTGGCTGTGGCTGCTGACGCCGGTGGCGCTGGTGGTCTTTCCGGCCTTGCCGTTCCTCTATGCTGCCTTCAAGGCCGTGGAGTGGCGCTGGTGGCTGTCGGGATTGCGCTTTGGCGGCGTCAGCGTCGAGGCGCGCCTGTCGCGCACCGCCCTGGTCGGCCTCTATTGGAAGGTCATCGGCTGGTACTTCCTGGTGATGGTCGCGCTGGTCGCCTACGTCGTCGCCGCCACATTCGCCGTCGGCCAGGCCTCGGGCACCGACATGGATGAACTGTTCGCGCCTGGCGGCGGGCATCTGGGCCTGCTGGCGTCGTGGACGGTCGGCTATCTGCTTGCCATTGTCGTCCTCAACATCGTGGTCCGGGTCTACCTGATCCGCGATCTTTGGGCGCTGCTCTGCGCATCTGTGACGGTGCAGGGCATCGAGGCGGCGGGCGCGGTCTCGGCCAAGGGGCTGCCGTCGAGTGCGCTCGGCGAAGGGCTCGCCGACGGTCTCGATGTGGCAGGGTTTTGATGGAGACGGCGAGCGCGCAGCCGCAGCCTGATGCGCCGGCGGCGGTGTTCTTCGATGGCCTGTCGAGCCGCCGTCACGTCGTGATGCTGTCGATCGTCGACAAGCTGATCATCGCCGCCGACGGCAGCGAACTGGTGGCATGGAATTTCGCGGCGATCCGCCGCGCCGATGGTCGGCCTGGCGTCTTGCGCCTGAGCAGTACTGAGGCGCCGGCGCTGGCCAGGCTCGAGATCCACGACGGCGCGCTCGCTGCCGAGGTGCTCGCCCGCTGCCCGCAGGCGGAAGCGGGGGCCGATCGGCGCGGCTACGGCGCCATCATCGGCTGGTCGCTGGCGGCAGCGGCCTCGATCATGGCCGTCGTGGTGTTCGGGCTGCCGATCATCGCAGATCGCCTGGCGCCGCTCATTCCCGCCGCCGTGGAACGGCGGCTCGGCGACGTCGCCGAGAAGCAGACCCGCGCCATCTTCGGCGGCAAGGCCTGCGAGGGCGCGGCCGGGCAAGAGGCGCTCGCCGTGCTGGTCGGCCGGCTTCACGACGCCGCGGGGCTGGCCGGGCCGATCGACGCGTCGGTGCTGAAGACCTCCGTCCCCAACGCCTTTGCCTTGCCGGGCGGCAAGGTCGTCGTGTTGCGCGGTCTGCTCGACAAGGCCGAGGATGCCGACGAGCTCGCCGGCGTGCTGGCCCACGAGCTCGGCCATCTCGACCACCGCGACAGCCTGCGTCATGTGATCCACGCCGGCGGCACGTCCTTCCTGGTCGGCCTGCTGTTCGGCGACATGTCGGGCTCGGGCGCACTGGTGATCGCCTCGCGCTCGCTGATCGACGCCTCCTATTCCCGCGAGGTGGAGGACAGTGCCGACAGCTTCGCCATCAGTACGATGCATCGCCTCGGCCGCTCGCCGCGCGGCATGGGC encodes the following:
- a CDS encoding IS3 family transposase (programmed frameshift) — its product is MKRRPRRNHSPAFKAKVALAAIKGDRTIVQLAEHFDVHPNQITAWKSQLEGSASEVFGSGGGAPAIPAIDVKSLHAKIGELTLENGFFRRRAHQGGIAERKAMIDREHDLSITKQAEVLKISRGSVYYLPRPVSPADLEIMQQIDRLHLEYPFAGSRMLRGLLALRGCKVGRRHVKTLMRRMGIEALYRRPRTTKPEPGHKIYPYLLHGMEITRPNQVWAMDITYIPMAHGFVYLAAVLDWATRRVLSWRLSITMEASFCVETLEDALARHGKPDIFNTDQGSQFTGAAFTGVLADNGIAISMDGKGAWRDNVFVERLWKSVKYEEVYLRAYETVGEARSSIGRYLDFYNGRRPHSSLDDRTPDQAYFDLPPLRAAA
- a CDS encoding DUF898 family protein; the encoded protein is MNDMSPVRPASVSAVLFSGERRDFGRLVRRGALLELATLGFYRFWLATDMRRHLWSHISIDGDGAEYTGTGRELLVGFLFALAILLPIYILYFFVGIEAERAKAFASIPLFVFFYLFGQFAIFRARRYRVTRTVFRGIRFWMTGSGLAYAGRASLWGLLVIVSLGFALPWREASLERYKMRHTLYGDLQGSFEGTGLDLFKRGWWLWLLTPVALVVFPALPFLYAAFKAVEWRWWLSGLRFGGVSVEARLSRTALVGLYWKVIGWYFLVMVALVAYVVAATFAVGQASGTDMDELFAPGGGHLGLLASWTVGYLLAIVVLNIVVRVYLIRDLWALLCASVTVQGIEAAGAVSAKGLPSSALGEGLADGLDVAGF
- a CDS encoding M48 family metallopeptidase, translated to MMETASAQPQPDAPAAVFFDGLSSRRHVVMLSIVDKLIIAADGSELVAWNFAAIRRADGRPGVLRLSSTEAPALARLEIHDGALAAEVLARCPQAEAGADRRGYGAIIGWSLAAAASIMAVVVFGLPIIADRLAPLIPAAVERRLGDVAEKQTRAIFGGKACEGAAGQEALAVLVGRLHDAAGLAGPIDASVLKTSVPNAFALPGGKVVVLRGLLDKAEDADELAGVLAHELGHLDHRDSLRHVIHAGGTSFLVGLLFGDMSGSGALVIASRSLIDASYSREVEDSADSFAISTMHRLGRSPRGMGELMFRITGSQKKDKLSILASHPVTDDRLNRMRAEDGPANGEPLLTASQWAALKAICD